Proteins from one Candidatus Parvarchaeota archaeon genomic window:
- the purM gene encoding phosphoribosylformylglycinamidine cyclo-ligase encodes MAKKSAPSAKSGAEGGISYSSAGVDVKKVKGIQDQVNKLILTTSNEYSIPLAGHYAGLFRYPGKTGVIENRAGTTSMAPGKTASGFGQGAGATFTMHTDGVGTKVLVAQSRGIYDTVGIDAVAMNVNDLVCIGSRPIVATDYLALAKADEELILEVVKGLVEGCRQSKVALIGGETAIMPDIIKGGERPFDLAVTCVGIIERELTGKDMKVGDALVGLRSSGLHSNGFTLARRVLDEGKWGKTMLAPTKIYSEAALEMLKFGQVHGIAHITGGAFSKLSRIGKHAGVGFLLDNMPKPQAEFEEIAKTVQSDYEMHRTFNMGVGMVVACPQSELSRIIEIAKKHGIEAGQIGEVVAGHDVTLQKDGKKISLL; translated from the coding sequence ATGGCAAAAAAGAGTGCGCCAAGTGCCAAAAGTGGTGCTGAAGGCGGGATTTCCTATTCGTCTGCCGGCGTTGATGTAAAAAAAGTAAAAGGCATCCAGGACCAGGTAAATAAGCTTATTTTAACAACATCAAATGAGTATTCCATTCCTCTAGCCGGGCATTACGCAGGCTTATTTAGGTATCCTGGAAAGACCGGGGTTATTGAAAATAGAGCCGGCACAACTAGTATGGCACCTGGAAAAACGGCAAGCGGTTTTGGTCAAGGTGCTGGTGCTACTTTTACAATGCATACAGACGGAGTTGGGACAAAGGTTCTTGTTGCCCAAAGCCGCGGTATTTATGACACCGTGGGCATTGATGCTGTTGCCATGAATGTCAATGACCTTGTCTGCATTGGCTCAAGGCCCATTGTTGCCACAGACTATCTGGCGCTAGCCAAGGCTGATGAGGAGCTTATTTTGGAAGTTGTAAAGGGGCTAGTTGAGGGTTGCAGGCAGTCCAAAGTGGCGCTAATCGGCGGAGAGACTGCCATAATGCCAGACATAATCAAAGGCGGGGAAAGGCCTTTTGACCTTGCAGTCACCTGCGTTGGGATAATTGAAAGGGAATTGACAGGCAAGGACATGAAAGTCGGGGATGCGCTTGTAGGATTGCGCTCAAGCGGGCTGCACTCAAATGGCTTTACGCTTGCAAGAAGGGTTCTTGATGAGGGAAAGTGGGGTAAAACAATGCTTGCCCCAACAAAAATCTACAGCGAGGCTGCACTTGAGATGCTCAAGTTCGGCCAGGTGCACGGCATTGCGCACATAACTGGAGGGGCTTTCTCAAAGCTTTCAAGGATAGGCAAACATGCAGGCGTGGGATTTTTACTTGACAACATGCCAAAGCCGCAGGCAGAGTTTGAGGAGATTGCAAAAACAGTCCAGTCTGATTACGAAATGCACAGGACATTTAACATGGGAGTTGGAATGGTTGTCGCCTGTCCCCAATCCGAACTTTCAAGAATTATTGAGATTGCAAAAAAGCACGGCATTGAGGCAGGCCAGATAGGCGAGGTTGTTGCAGGCCATGACGTCACGCTGCAAAAGGATGGCAAAAAGATTTCCCTTCTTTGA